Proteins encoded together in one Osmia lignaria lignaria isolate PbOS001 chromosome 4, iyOsmLign1, whole genome shotgun sequence window:
- the LOC117603466 gene encoding uncharacterized protein LOC117603466 isoform X2, whose protein sequence is MLENLQTHTDYDVYVKKQQVSPWCDFDHLYGNFEFRSEADLIKTDADKTNDEEVVTNLSNTLSTLVSHSVSLAVSPVNRESQFFSKEDIANYKLLGIYDQSINHHGRFLSGDDSRNRILDSLTNRNERTALNSLFVSICHRKVQAGRKMIKEIIERLVNCENLEDCCRVCDYEKSFVCKGFNHRHRTDDSQCVCELTSTPYSRMDVDDDFLIDTNYDYYEREPNCLPSTRRDDPSQSKGSSKLYERIKQNTWLNQKDIEKENGFQELSTSINRPPFYRENYPLNGKLTISNRPTHGFREQFHYDDPSGFVPVKNTRNWNDNWKQYFQIRHSDFAVNENSFPEYRLPNYDKGSYADVRSSKSFIKPRLRDQSVSGQNGFMLLNTNEYTHGRYLNYDDKQSTDEEREQPQATRKCSIRAITGSKLSRNVLRKTCVAHNLEQCEQLCINETDFPCESFAYRYKVLITNPTDNCLLSDLSYRNINFYTDLEPDRDYNSYIMIRDAKKHCYSKQSMNQYPLEECFSRIRSGFAIPTYIIKKLLFANDLGECQFACTTSQEFVCKSLVFKYLTEYPGQTDERKSSNCFLTDWSSEEINPVDMPDMDGAELYERSSSSYGCETYTLPLSMLNTILPGYNTKESSSIRKDQLCYLEHHRPCKLMPHAIISSMRTVTKPECQQRCSATRNTDVTLSCMSFNYIVDTDNTRDNCLLSDISMQDLRPNLDYTYDDDDDDDDDEDDDDDNNHMLYTWKVVDPYCSLTMNHFHAINITPAFDKYNHPHLFTTLNHSSGRTTHLFNTDIPISIHDSSTRDENEFKFEPHQYDLKHKSAYIGDESKPLHGSAHFERDFSFSHSRELSTFQRYTVNGYPCKNDTVCQQNEITGFWSCEIEQADYGSWDYCCEPNHRCGFSRGYHYPWCYVGLNEDQWRPCSETYYPYYLSTKNPTFYRQSPMYIARHWPVIYFHQVSPNKNCSVSNSNNQDLYQNHRSDYRIGSRENRPH, encoded by the exons ATGCTTGAAAATCTACAAACTCATACGGACTACGACGTTTATGTGAAAAAGCAGCAAGTTTCGCCGTGGTGCGATTTTGACCACCTCTATGGAAACTTTGAGTTTCGAAGCGAAGCTGATTTAATTAAAACCGATGCTGACAAAACAAATGATGAAGAAGTTGTTACCAATCTTAGCAATACTTTATCAACATTAGTATCGCATTCAGTTTCCCTCGCCGTATCACCGGTTAACAGAGAATCGCAATTTTTCAG CAAAGAAGATATAGCAAATTACAAACTCCTCGGTATCTATGATCAATCTATCAATCACCACGGACGTTTTCTTTCCGGTGACGACAGTCGTAATAGAATCCTAGACAGTCTTACAAATAGAAATGAGAGAACAGCATTGAACAGTCTTTTTG TTAGCATTTGTCATCGGAAAGTACAAGCTGgcagaaaaatgataaaagagaTAATTGAACGCCTCGTAAATTGCGAGAACCTAGAAGATTGTTGTCGGGTTTGCGATTACGAAAAGTCTTTCGTTTGCAAAGGTTTTAATCACAG ACACAGAACGGACGATTCCCAATGTGTATGCGAATTAACGTCGACACCGTATTCTCGCATGGACGTTGATGACGATTTCTTAATCGATACCAACTATGATTATTACGAGAGGGAACCGAATTGTCTTCCTTCAACACGGCGAGACGATCCCTCGCAATCGAAGGGTTCTTCTAAACTTTATGAGCGGATTAAACAGAACACGTGGCTAAATCAAAAAGACATAGAGAAAGAAAATGGTTTCCAGGAACTGTCAACATCGATAAATCGGCCACCTTTCTATCGAGAAAATTATCCGTTGAATGGCAAACTTACGATTAGTAACCGGCCTACCCATGGATTCCGAGAACAATTTCATTACGACGATCCTTCTG gTTTCGTTCCTGTTAAAAACACTCGAAATTGGAACGATAACTGgaaacaatattttcaaattcgtCATTCCGATTTTGCGGTCAATGAGAATTCGTTTCCCGAATATCGTTTACCGAATTACGATAAAGGATCTTACGCGGACGTAAGATCTTcaaaaagttttattaaaccTCGGCTCAGGGATCAATCTGTATCCGGGCAAAATGGATTTATGCTTTTAAACACAAACGAGTATACCCATGGAAGGTATTTGAATTATGATGATAAGCAATCAACTGACGAAGAACGCGAGCAGCCACAAGCGACCCGAAAATGTTCAATTAGAGCTATCACAGGTTCGAAATTAAGTAGAAATGTCTTACGAAAAACTTGTGTGGCACACAATTTGGAACAATGCGAACAACTGTGCATAAACGAAACAGACTTCCCTTGTGAAAGTTTTGCTTACAGGTACAAAGTGCTAATTACAAATCCGACCGATAATTGTTTACTAAGCGATCTCTCCTATCGAAATATCAACTTTTACACGGACCTTGAACCTGATCGCGATTACAACAGTTACATCATGATACGAGATGCCAAGAAGCATTGCTATTCTAAACAATCAATGAATCAATATCCTTTGGAAGAATGCTTTTCAAGAATTAGAAGCGGATTCGCTATACCCacgtatattataaaaaaattattattcgctAATGATTTGGGAGAATGTCAGTTCGCGTGTACGACGTCCCAAGAATTTGTCTGCAAAAGTCTCGTCTTTAAATACTTGACGGAATACCCTGGGCAGACTGATGAACGCAAATCATCAAATTGTTTCTTAACCGATTGGTCTTCGGAAGAAATAAATCCTGTTGATATGCCCGACATGGATGGTGCCGAATTATACGAAAGAAGCAGTTCTTCTTACGGTTGCGAAACGTATACTCTACCATTATCAATGTTGAATACCATTTTGCCTGGATACAACACCAAGGAATCCTCTTCCATTCGCAAGGATCAACTCTGTTACCTCGAACATCATAGACCATGTAAATTAATGCCTCATGCAATAATATCTTCGATGCGGACTGTTACGAAACCAGAGTGCCAACAAAGATGTTCAGCAACGAGAAACACCGACGTAACACTATCTTGCATGTCTTTCAACTATAT AGTCGATACCGACAACACCAGAGATAATTGCTTATTAAGCGATATATCGATGCAAGATCTAAGACCAAATTTGGATTACActtacgacgacgacgacgacgacgacgacgacgaagacgacgacgatgacaaTAATCATATGCTATACACGTGGAAAGTTGTTGACCCATATTGCAGTTTGACAATGAATCATTTTCACGCGATAAATATTACACCAGCTTTTGATAAATACAATCATCCACATTTGTTCACAACATTAAATCATTCAAGTGGCCGTACAACACACTTGTTTAACACCGATATTCCGATTTCGATTCACGATTCTAGTACTCGAGATGAAAATGAATTCAAATTCGAGCCTCATCAATATGATTTGAAACATAAGTCGGCGTATATTGGAGATGAGAGCAAACCTCTGCACGGATCTGCCCATTTCGAAcgtgatttttctttctctcatt CGAGAGAACTTTCCACTTTTCAACGGTACACGGTAAATGGTTATCCTTGCAAAAACGACACTGTCTGTCAACAAAATGAAATCACTGGATTTTGGTCTTGCGAAATCGAACAAGCTGATTACGGTAGCTGGGATTATTGTTGCGAGCCTAACCATCGATGCGGATTTTCACGAGGATATCATTATCCCTG GTGTTACGTGGGTTTAAATGAAGATCAATGGAGACCTTGTAGTGAAACATATTATCCATATTATTTATCTACAAAAAATCCTACATTTTATCGTCAATCGCCAATGTACATTGCTCGTCACTGGCCAGTGATTTATTTTCACCAAGTATCACCTAATAAAAATTGTTCTGTCAGCAATTCAAATAATCAAGATTTATATCAGAATCATCGATCTGATTATCGTATTGGCTCTCGTGAAAATCGTCCACATTAG
- the LOC117603466 gene encoding uncharacterized protein LOC117603466 isoform X1 has product MLENLQTHTDYDVYVKKQQVSPWCDFDHLYGNFEFRSEADLIKTDADKTNDEEVVTNLSNTLSTLVSHSVSLAVSPVNRESQFFRSKEDIANYKLLGIYDQSINHHGRFLSGDDSRNRILDSLTNRNERTALNSLFVSICHRKVQAGRKMIKEIIERLVNCENLEDCCRVCDYEKSFVCKGFNHRHRTDDSQCVCELTSTPYSRMDVDDDFLIDTNYDYYEREPNCLPSTRRDDPSQSKGSSKLYERIKQNTWLNQKDIEKENGFQELSTSINRPPFYRENYPLNGKLTISNRPTHGFREQFHYDDPSGFVPVKNTRNWNDNWKQYFQIRHSDFAVNENSFPEYRLPNYDKGSYADVRSSKSFIKPRLRDQSVSGQNGFMLLNTNEYTHGRYLNYDDKQSTDEEREQPQATRKCSIRAITGSKLSRNVLRKTCVAHNLEQCEQLCINETDFPCESFAYRYKVLITNPTDNCLLSDLSYRNINFYTDLEPDRDYNSYIMIRDAKKHCYSKQSMNQYPLEECFSRIRSGFAIPTYIIKKLLFANDLGECQFACTTSQEFVCKSLVFKYLTEYPGQTDERKSSNCFLTDWSSEEINPVDMPDMDGAELYERSSSSYGCETYTLPLSMLNTILPGYNTKESSSIRKDQLCYLEHHRPCKLMPHAIISSMRTVTKPECQQRCSATRNTDVTLSCMSFNYIVDTDNTRDNCLLSDISMQDLRPNLDYTYDDDDDDDDDEDDDDDNNHMLYTWKVVDPYCSLTMNHFHAINITPAFDKYNHPHLFTTLNHSSGRTTHLFNTDIPISIHDSSTRDENEFKFEPHQYDLKHKSAYIGDESKPLHGSAHFERDFSFSHSRELSTFQRYTVNGYPCKNDTVCQQNEITGFWSCEIEQADYGSWDYCCEPNHRCGFSRGYHYPWCYVGLNEDQWRPCSETYYPYYLSTKNPTFYRQSPMYIARHWPVIYFHQVSPNKNCSVSNSNNQDLYQNHRSDYRIGSRENRPH; this is encoded by the exons ATGCTTGAAAATCTACAAACTCATACGGACTACGACGTTTATGTGAAAAAGCAGCAAGTTTCGCCGTGGTGCGATTTTGACCACCTCTATGGAAACTTTGAGTTTCGAAGCGAAGCTGATTTAATTAAAACCGATGCTGACAAAACAAATGATGAAGAAGTTGTTACCAATCTTAGCAATACTTTATCAACATTAGTATCGCATTCAGTTTCCCTCGCCGTATCACCGGTTAACAGAGAATCGCAATTTTTCAG aAGCAAAGAAGATATAGCAAATTACAAACTCCTCGGTATCTATGATCAATCTATCAATCACCACGGACGTTTTCTTTCCGGTGACGACAGTCGTAATAGAATCCTAGACAGTCTTACAAATAGAAATGAGAGAACAGCATTGAACAGTCTTTTTG TTAGCATTTGTCATCGGAAAGTACAAGCTGgcagaaaaatgataaaagagaTAATTGAACGCCTCGTAAATTGCGAGAACCTAGAAGATTGTTGTCGGGTTTGCGATTACGAAAAGTCTTTCGTTTGCAAAGGTTTTAATCACAG ACACAGAACGGACGATTCCCAATGTGTATGCGAATTAACGTCGACACCGTATTCTCGCATGGACGTTGATGACGATTTCTTAATCGATACCAACTATGATTATTACGAGAGGGAACCGAATTGTCTTCCTTCAACACGGCGAGACGATCCCTCGCAATCGAAGGGTTCTTCTAAACTTTATGAGCGGATTAAACAGAACACGTGGCTAAATCAAAAAGACATAGAGAAAGAAAATGGTTTCCAGGAACTGTCAACATCGATAAATCGGCCACCTTTCTATCGAGAAAATTATCCGTTGAATGGCAAACTTACGATTAGTAACCGGCCTACCCATGGATTCCGAGAACAATTTCATTACGACGATCCTTCTG gTTTCGTTCCTGTTAAAAACACTCGAAATTGGAACGATAACTGgaaacaatattttcaaattcgtCATTCCGATTTTGCGGTCAATGAGAATTCGTTTCCCGAATATCGTTTACCGAATTACGATAAAGGATCTTACGCGGACGTAAGATCTTcaaaaagttttattaaaccTCGGCTCAGGGATCAATCTGTATCCGGGCAAAATGGATTTATGCTTTTAAACACAAACGAGTATACCCATGGAAGGTATTTGAATTATGATGATAAGCAATCAACTGACGAAGAACGCGAGCAGCCACAAGCGACCCGAAAATGTTCAATTAGAGCTATCACAGGTTCGAAATTAAGTAGAAATGTCTTACGAAAAACTTGTGTGGCACACAATTTGGAACAATGCGAACAACTGTGCATAAACGAAACAGACTTCCCTTGTGAAAGTTTTGCTTACAGGTACAAAGTGCTAATTACAAATCCGACCGATAATTGTTTACTAAGCGATCTCTCCTATCGAAATATCAACTTTTACACGGACCTTGAACCTGATCGCGATTACAACAGTTACATCATGATACGAGATGCCAAGAAGCATTGCTATTCTAAACAATCAATGAATCAATATCCTTTGGAAGAATGCTTTTCAAGAATTAGAAGCGGATTCGCTATACCCacgtatattataaaaaaattattattcgctAATGATTTGGGAGAATGTCAGTTCGCGTGTACGACGTCCCAAGAATTTGTCTGCAAAAGTCTCGTCTTTAAATACTTGACGGAATACCCTGGGCAGACTGATGAACGCAAATCATCAAATTGTTTCTTAACCGATTGGTCTTCGGAAGAAATAAATCCTGTTGATATGCCCGACATGGATGGTGCCGAATTATACGAAAGAAGCAGTTCTTCTTACGGTTGCGAAACGTATACTCTACCATTATCAATGTTGAATACCATTTTGCCTGGATACAACACCAAGGAATCCTCTTCCATTCGCAAGGATCAACTCTGTTACCTCGAACATCATAGACCATGTAAATTAATGCCTCATGCAATAATATCTTCGATGCGGACTGTTACGAAACCAGAGTGCCAACAAAGATGTTCAGCAACGAGAAACACCGACGTAACACTATCTTGCATGTCTTTCAACTATAT AGTCGATACCGACAACACCAGAGATAATTGCTTATTAAGCGATATATCGATGCAAGATCTAAGACCAAATTTGGATTACActtacgacgacgacgacgacgacgacgacgacgaagacgacgacgatgacaaTAATCATATGCTATACACGTGGAAAGTTGTTGACCCATATTGCAGTTTGACAATGAATCATTTTCACGCGATAAATATTACACCAGCTTTTGATAAATACAATCATCCACATTTGTTCACAACATTAAATCATTCAAGTGGCCGTACAACACACTTGTTTAACACCGATATTCCGATTTCGATTCACGATTCTAGTACTCGAGATGAAAATGAATTCAAATTCGAGCCTCATCAATATGATTTGAAACATAAGTCGGCGTATATTGGAGATGAGAGCAAACCTCTGCACGGATCTGCCCATTTCGAAcgtgatttttctttctctcatt CGAGAGAACTTTCCACTTTTCAACGGTACACGGTAAATGGTTATCCTTGCAAAAACGACACTGTCTGTCAACAAAATGAAATCACTGGATTTTGGTCTTGCGAAATCGAACAAGCTGATTACGGTAGCTGGGATTATTGTTGCGAGCCTAACCATCGATGCGGATTTTCACGAGGATATCATTATCCCTG GTGTTACGTGGGTTTAAATGAAGATCAATGGAGACCTTGTAGTGAAACATATTATCCATATTATTTATCTACAAAAAATCCTACATTTTATCGTCAATCGCCAATGTACATTGCTCGTCACTGGCCAGTGATTTATTTTCACCAAGTATCACCTAATAAAAATTGTTCTGTCAGCAATTCAAATAATCAAGATTTATATCAGAATCATCGATCTGATTATCGTATTGGCTCTCGTGAAAATCGTCCACATTAG
- the LOC117603466 gene encoding uncharacterized protein LOC117603466 isoform X3 encodes MFIKLWLWTVVLTLIFLHKIENSMIMKKTNNNDFTLSICHRKVQAGRKMIKEIIERLVNCENLEDCCRVCDYEKSFVCKGFNHRHRTDDSQCVCELTSTPYSRMDVDDDFLIDTNYDYYEREPNCLPSTRRDDPSQSKGSSKLYERIKQNTWLNQKDIEKENGFQELSTSINRPPFYRENYPLNGKLTISNRPTHGFREQFHYDDPSGFVPVKNTRNWNDNWKQYFQIRHSDFAVNENSFPEYRLPNYDKGSYADVRSSKSFIKPRLRDQSVSGQNGFMLLNTNEYTHGRYLNYDDKQSTDEEREQPQATRKCSIRAITGSKLSRNVLRKTCVAHNLEQCEQLCINETDFPCESFAYRYKVLITNPTDNCLLSDLSYRNINFYTDLEPDRDYNSYIMIRDAKKHCYSKQSMNQYPLEECFSRIRSGFAIPTYIIKKLLFANDLGECQFACTTSQEFVCKSLVFKYLTEYPGQTDERKSSNCFLTDWSSEEINPVDMPDMDGAELYERSSSSYGCETYTLPLSMLNTILPGYNTKESSSIRKDQLCYLEHHRPCKLMPHAIISSMRTVTKPECQQRCSATRNTDVTLSCMSFNYIVDTDNTRDNCLLSDISMQDLRPNLDYTYDDDDDDDDDEDDDDDNNHMLYTWKVVDPYCSLTMNHFHAINITPAFDKYNHPHLFTTLNHSSGRTTHLFNTDIPISIHDSSTRDENEFKFEPHQYDLKHKSAYIGDESKPLHGSAHFERDFSFSHSRELSTFQRYTVNGYPCKNDTVCQQNEITGFWSCEIEQADYGSWDYCCEPNHRCGFSRGYHYPWCYVGLNEDQWRPCSETYYPYYLSTKNPTFYRQSPMYIARHWPVIYFHQVSPNKNCSVSNSNNQDLYQNHRSDYRIGSRENRPH; translated from the exons ATGTTCATAAAGTTGTGGTTATGGACTGTTGTATTAACGTTGATCTTCCTTCATAAAATTGAAAACTCAATGATAATGAAGAAaactaataataatgatttcacAC TTAGCATTTGTCATCGGAAAGTACAAGCTGgcagaaaaatgataaaagagaTAATTGAACGCCTCGTAAATTGCGAGAACCTAGAAGATTGTTGTCGGGTTTGCGATTACGAAAAGTCTTTCGTTTGCAAAGGTTTTAATCACAG ACACAGAACGGACGATTCCCAATGTGTATGCGAATTAACGTCGACACCGTATTCTCGCATGGACGTTGATGACGATTTCTTAATCGATACCAACTATGATTATTACGAGAGGGAACCGAATTGTCTTCCTTCAACACGGCGAGACGATCCCTCGCAATCGAAGGGTTCTTCTAAACTTTATGAGCGGATTAAACAGAACACGTGGCTAAATCAAAAAGACATAGAGAAAGAAAATGGTTTCCAGGAACTGTCAACATCGATAAATCGGCCACCTTTCTATCGAGAAAATTATCCGTTGAATGGCAAACTTACGATTAGTAACCGGCCTACCCATGGATTCCGAGAACAATTTCATTACGACGATCCTTCTG gTTTCGTTCCTGTTAAAAACACTCGAAATTGGAACGATAACTGgaaacaatattttcaaattcgtCATTCCGATTTTGCGGTCAATGAGAATTCGTTTCCCGAATATCGTTTACCGAATTACGATAAAGGATCTTACGCGGACGTAAGATCTTcaaaaagttttattaaaccTCGGCTCAGGGATCAATCTGTATCCGGGCAAAATGGATTTATGCTTTTAAACACAAACGAGTATACCCATGGAAGGTATTTGAATTATGATGATAAGCAATCAACTGACGAAGAACGCGAGCAGCCACAAGCGACCCGAAAATGTTCAATTAGAGCTATCACAGGTTCGAAATTAAGTAGAAATGTCTTACGAAAAACTTGTGTGGCACACAATTTGGAACAATGCGAACAACTGTGCATAAACGAAACAGACTTCCCTTGTGAAAGTTTTGCTTACAGGTACAAAGTGCTAATTACAAATCCGACCGATAATTGTTTACTAAGCGATCTCTCCTATCGAAATATCAACTTTTACACGGACCTTGAACCTGATCGCGATTACAACAGTTACATCATGATACGAGATGCCAAGAAGCATTGCTATTCTAAACAATCAATGAATCAATATCCTTTGGAAGAATGCTTTTCAAGAATTAGAAGCGGATTCGCTATACCCacgtatattataaaaaaattattattcgctAATGATTTGGGAGAATGTCAGTTCGCGTGTACGACGTCCCAAGAATTTGTCTGCAAAAGTCTCGTCTTTAAATACTTGACGGAATACCCTGGGCAGACTGATGAACGCAAATCATCAAATTGTTTCTTAACCGATTGGTCTTCGGAAGAAATAAATCCTGTTGATATGCCCGACATGGATGGTGCCGAATTATACGAAAGAAGCAGTTCTTCTTACGGTTGCGAAACGTATACTCTACCATTATCAATGTTGAATACCATTTTGCCTGGATACAACACCAAGGAATCCTCTTCCATTCGCAAGGATCAACTCTGTTACCTCGAACATCATAGACCATGTAAATTAATGCCTCATGCAATAATATCTTCGATGCGGACTGTTACGAAACCAGAGTGCCAACAAAGATGTTCAGCAACGAGAAACACCGACGTAACACTATCTTGCATGTCTTTCAACTATAT AGTCGATACCGACAACACCAGAGATAATTGCTTATTAAGCGATATATCGATGCAAGATCTAAGACCAAATTTGGATTACActtacgacgacgacgacgacgacgacgacgacgaagacgacgacgatgacaaTAATCATATGCTATACACGTGGAAAGTTGTTGACCCATATTGCAGTTTGACAATGAATCATTTTCACGCGATAAATATTACACCAGCTTTTGATAAATACAATCATCCACATTTGTTCACAACATTAAATCATTCAAGTGGCCGTACAACACACTTGTTTAACACCGATATTCCGATTTCGATTCACGATTCTAGTACTCGAGATGAAAATGAATTCAAATTCGAGCCTCATCAATATGATTTGAAACATAAGTCGGCGTATATTGGAGATGAGAGCAAACCTCTGCACGGATCTGCCCATTTCGAAcgtgatttttctttctctcatt CGAGAGAACTTTCCACTTTTCAACGGTACACGGTAAATGGTTATCCTTGCAAAAACGACACTGTCTGTCAACAAAATGAAATCACTGGATTTTGGTCTTGCGAAATCGAACAAGCTGATTACGGTAGCTGGGATTATTGTTGCGAGCCTAACCATCGATGCGGATTTTCACGAGGATATCATTATCCCTG GTGTTACGTGGGTTTAAATGAAGATCAATGGAGACCTTGTAGTGAAACATATTATCCATATTATTTATCTACAAAAAATCCTACATTTTATCGTCAATCGCCAATGTACATTGCTCGTCACTGGCCAGTGATTTATTTTCACCAAGTATCACCTAATAAAAATTGTTCTGTCAGCAATTCAAATAATCAAGATTTATATCAGAATCATCGATCTGATTATCGTATTGGCTCTCGTGAAAATCGTCCACATTAG